A window of the Agrococcus jejuensis genome harbors these coding sequences:
- a CDS encoding adenine phosphoribosyltransferase has translation MPHPSADALARAESLIALTPDFPKPGILFRDIAPMLADADALADVTAALAAPFDGEFDIVAGVEARGFLLAGTVAATARTGLLPIRKAGKTPHPTASVDYALEYDVATIEASGDLTGRRVLLVDDVLATGGTLAAALSLVERLGGTVAGVAVILELADLGGRARVPATHAVFTA, from the coding sequence GTGCCGCATCCCTCCGCCGACGCCCTCGCTCGCGCCGAGTCGCTCATCGCCCTCACGCCGGACTTCCCGAAGCCCGGCATCCTCTTCCGTGACATCGCGCCGATGCTCGCCGACGCCGATGCGCTCGCCGACGTGACCGCGGCGCTCGCGGCACCGTTCGACGGCGAGTTCGACATCGTCGCCGGCGTCGAGGCGCGCGGCTTCCTGCTCGCGGGCACCGTCGCGGCGACGGCGCGCACGGGGCTGCTGCCCATCCGCAAGGCGGGCAAGACGCCGCATCCCACGGCGTCGGTCGACTACGCGCTCGAGTACGACGTCGCGACGATCGAGGCCTCCGGCGACCTCACGGGCCGCCGCGTGCTGCTCGTGGACGACGTGCTCGCGACGGGCGGCACGCTCGCGGCGGCGCTGTCGCTCGTCGAGCGCCTCGGCGGCACCGTCGCGGGCGTCGCGGTGATCCTCGAGCTCGCCGACCTCGGCGGCCGAGCCCGAGTCCCCGCCACGCACGCCGTCTTCACCGCCTGA
- a CDS encoding S9 family peptidase — MGETRFEDWTDIEGLLRIPRIAGLAAGPDGRLVAQISQATDDLSRTPSALWELDPAGGAAARRLTWSAKGESAPRFAPDGSLLFASARPDPTGEHDDDGPAIWRLPEHGEARVVAAAPGGLGLVAVADDGSMLATTQVLAGGSLADDAARRDARAAAKRTTIWHTGMPIRYWDHELGDQSTRLVHVSYDGELRELTPGADTVALTNASADLARDGATAVTTWTTRTTGGETRTGIAAIDVRTRRRRMLLKPTAGHGWSGPRLSPDGTRVAVTRVTTSTPTDTSYDFLELHPLGSGDPVTVDVGDLTIGSYAWVDDARLVVAGDLHSRGAVLLVDAATGAVRTLVDDAPHSALAPAVDGRAVFALRTDMASPPAPVRIPLAGRGAVTATPIPAPGGVGALPGRVEWVETDVDGVTVGGWLCTPAAASTKAPAPVMLWIHGGPHGSYNAWSWRWNPWLAVARGWAVLLPDPAMSTGYGHEGLNRGWPRRPDVVWHECETLLDRVLTRRTLDASRTALLGASFGGFMTNWIAGHSDRFGAIVTHAGLWALDQQHTTTDAASHKVRVHGHPDDLPEWYRAYSPHHSAASITTPMLVTHGNRDYRVPVSEALRLWWDLVSGWRGTPASMPHRFLQLTDENHWVLRPSNAVTWNETVLAFCGQHVLGTQPIPDALPW; from the coding sequence ATGGGTGAGACGCGCTTCGAGGACTGGACCGACATCGAGGGGCTGCTGCGCATCCCGCGCATCGCGGGGCTCGCAGCCGGGCCAGACGGCAGGCTCGTGGCGCAGATCTCGCAGGCCACCGACGACCTGTCCCGCACGCCCTCGGCGCTGTGGGAGCTCGACCCCGCCGGCGGCGCCGCAGCGCGCCGACTGACGTGGTCGGCGAAGGGCGAGTCCGCGCCCCGGTTCGCGCCCGACGGCTCGCTGCTGTTCGCATCCGCCCGCCCCGACCCCACGGGCGAGCACGACGACGACGGCCCCGCGATCTGGCGCCTGCCCGAGCACGGCGAGGCGCGCGTCGTCGCCGCCGCGCCCGGCGGCCTCGGCCTCGTCGCCGTCGCCGACGACGGCTCGATGCTCGCGACGACGCAGGTGCTCGCCGGCGGCTCGCTCGCCGACGACGCCGCCCGCCGCGACGCCCGCGCCGCCGCGAAGCGCACCACGATCTGGCACACGGGCATGCCCATCCGCTACTGGGACCACGAGCTCGGCGACCAGTCGACGCGCCTCGTGCACGTGTCGTACGACGGCGAGCTGCGCGAGCTCACGCCGGGCGCCGACACGGTGGCGCTCACGAACGCCTCCGCCGACCTCGCCCGCGACGGCGCGACCGCCGTCACGACCTGGACGACGCGCACGACCGGCGGCGAGACGCGCACGGGCATCGCCGCGATCGACGTGCGCACGCGGCGGAGGCGGATGCTGCTGAAGCCGACCGCCGGGCACGGCTGGTCGGGTCCGCGCCTGTCGCCCGACGGCACGCGCGTCGCCGTGACGCGCGTCACGACCTCGACGCCCACCGACACCTCGTACGACTTCCTCGAGCTGCACCCGCTCGGCAGCGGCGACCCCGTGACGGTCGACGTCGGCGACCTCACGATCGGCTCGTACGCGTGGGTCGACGACGCGCGCCTCGTCGTCGCGGGCGACCTGCACTCGCGCGGCGCCGTGCTGCTGGTGGATGCGGCGACGGGCGCGGTGCGCACGCTCGTCGACGACGCGCCGCACTCGGCGCTCGCGCCCGCCGTCGACGGTCGCGCCGTCTTCGCCCTGCGCACCGACATGGCCTCGCCGCCCGCACCCGTGCGCATCCCGCTCGCCGGTCGCGGCGCGGTGACGGCGACGCCGATCCCCGCACCCGGCGGCGTCGGCGCCCTGCCCGGCCGCGTCGAGTGGGTCGAGACCGACGTCGACGGCGTGACGGTGGGCGGCTGGCTCTGCACGCCGGCCGCGGCGAGCACGAAGGCGCCCGCGCCGGTGATGCTGTGGATCCACGGCGGCCCGCACGGCTCGTACAACGCGTGGAGCTGGCGCTGGAACCCGTGGCTCGCCGTCGCCCGCGGCTGGGCCGTGCTGCTGCCCGACCCCGCGATGTCGACCGGCTACGGCCACGAGGGCCTCAACCGCGGCTGGCCGCGCCGCCCCGACGTCGTGTGGCACGAGTGCGAGACGCTGCTCGACCGCGTGCTCACCCGCCGCACGCTCGACGCGTCGCGCACGGCGCTGCTCGGCGCATCCTTCGGCGGGTTCATGACGAACTGGATCGCCGGCCACTCCGACCGCTTCGGCGCGATCGTGACCCACGCGGGCCTGTGGGCGCTCGACCAGCAGCACACGACGACCGATGCCGCGTCGCACAAGGTGCGCGTGCACGGCCACCCCGACGACCTGCCCGAGTGGTACCGCGCGTACTCGCCGCACCACTCGGCGGCATCCATCACGACGCCGATGCTCGTGACGCACGGCAACCGCGACTACCGCGTGCCCGTGAGCGAGGCGCTGCGGCTGTGGTGGGATCTCGTGTCGGGCTGGCGGGGCACGCCGGCGTCGATGCCGCACCGGTTCCTGCAGCTGACGGATGAGAACCACTGGGTGCTGCGTCCGTCGAACGCCGTCACGTGGAACGAGACGGTGCTCGCGTTCTGCGGCCAGCACGTGCTGGGCACCCAGCCCATCCCCGACGCGCTCCCCTGGTGA
- a CDS encoding PadR family transcriptional regulator, which produces MPKQVTEMLKGILEGIVLATLGRRSAYGYEITAELRERGFADIAEGTIYALLTRIEQRGLVDVAKVPSEKGPPRKVYALNAAGRTALEEFWATYDLLATRLAGLRDDAAGTTTTQE; this is translated from the coding sequence ATGCCCAAGCAGGTGACCGAGATGCTCAAGGGCATCCTCGAGGGCATCGTGCTCGCGACCCTCGGCCGGCGATCCGCCTACGGGTACGAGATCACCGCCGAGCTGCGCGAGCGCGGCTTCGCCGACATCGCCGAGGGCACGATCTACGCCCTGCTGACCCGCATCGAGCAGCGCGGCCTCGTCGACGTCGCCAAGGTGCCCAGCGAGAAGGGCCCGCCCCGCAAGGTCTACGCGCTCAACGCGGCAGGCCGCACCGCCCTCGAGGAGTTCTGGGCCACCTACGACCTCCTCGCCACCCGCCTCGCCGGCCTCCGCGACGACGCCGCCGGCACCACGACCACCCAGGAGTGA
- a CDS encoding adenylosuccinate synthase: MPGIVILGAQWGDEGKGKATDLLASRTDYVVKFNGGNNAGHTVVVGDEKYALHLLPSGILTPGVVPVIGNGVVIDLEVLFDELQALSARGVDVSKLRISANAHIIADYHRTLDKVSERFLGKRSIGTTGRGIGPAYADKINRVGVRVQDLFDPSILRQKVEGSLDVKNHLLTKVYNRRAITVDEIVADLTQYVERLRPMVADTALELDRALDRGDIVVFEAGQATMLDIDHGTYPFVTSSSATAGGAATGSGVAPARLDRIIGIVKAYTTRVGSGPFPTELFDEWGERLRATGFEFGTTTGRPRRTGWYDSVITRYAARVNGVTDFVLTKLDVLTGIERIPVCVAYDVDGVRHDEMPVSQSDVHHATPIYEEFPGWTEDISGCRTFDELPKNAQDYVLALEAMSGSRISAIGVGPDREAIVVRHDLIEG, translated from the coding sequence ATGCCGGGCATCGTGATCCTCGGGGCGCAGTGGGGCGACGAGGGCAAGGGCAAGGCCACCGACCTCCTCGCGAGCCGCACCGACTACGTCGTGAAGTTCAACGGCGGCAACAACGCGGGCCACACCGTCGTCGTCGGCGACGAGAAGTACGCGCTGCACCTGCTGCCCTCCGGCATCCTCACCCCCGGCGTCGTGCCGGTGATCGGCAACGGCGTCGTCATCGACCTCGAGGTGCTCTTCGACGAGCTGCAGGCGCTGTCGGCGCGCGGCGTCGACGTGTCGAAGCTGCGCATCTCGGCGAACGCGCACATCATCGCCGACTACCACCGCACGCTCGACAAGGTGTCGGAGCGGTTCCTCGGCAAGCGCTCGATCGGCACGACCGGTCGCGGCATCGGCCCCGCCTACGCGGACAAGATCAACCGCGTCGGCGTGCGCGTGCAGGACCTCTTCGACCCGTCGATCCTGCGCCAGAAGGTCGAGGGCTCCCTCGACGTCAAGAACCACCTGCTCACGAAGGTCTACAACCGTCGCGCGATCACGGTCGACGAGATCGTCGCCGACCTCACGCAGTACGTCGAGCGCCTGCGCCCGATGGTGGCCGACACGGCGCTCGAGCTCGACCGGGCGCTCGACCGCGGCGACATCGTCGTGTTCGAGGCCGGCCAGGCGACGATGCTCGACATCGACCACGGCACGTATCCGTTCGTGACGTCGTCGTCGGCGACCGCCGGCGGCGCCGCGACCGGCTCGGGCGTCGCGCCCGCGCGCCTCGACCGCATCATCGGCATCGTCAAGGCGTACACGACCCGCGTCGGCTCCGGCCCGTTCCCGACCGAGCTGTTCGACGAGTGGGGCGAGCGCCTGCGCGCGACCGGCTTCGAGTTCGGCACGACCACGGGTCGCCCGCGCCGCACCGGCTGGTACGACTCCGTCATCACCCGCTACGCCGCGCGCGTCAACGGCGTCACCGACTTCGTGCTCACGAAGCTCGACGTGCTCACGGGCATCGAGCGCATCCCCGTCTGCGTCGCGTACGACGTGGATGGCGTGCGCCACGACGAGATGCCGGTGTCGCAGTCCGACGTGCACCACGCGACGCCCATCTACGAGGAGTTCCCCGGCTGGACCGAGGACATCTCGGGCTGCCGCACGTTCGACGAGCTGCCGAAGAACGCGCAGGACTACGTGCTCGCGCTCGAGGCCATGTCGGGCTCGCGCATCTCGGCGATCGGCGTCGGCCCCGACCGCGAGGCCATCGTCGTGCGGCACGACCTCATCGAGGGCTGA
- a CDS encoding tyrosine-protein phosphatase: protein MRDLDWDGLRNVRDLGGLPTSLSPTGATFPRRVARGPRRELLTTAGWDAAAAWGVRAIVDLRSADEVGRRESDPDATVPEAVVVTLAPTEDQAHPEFRAVCMPILDSPEYWRHNVRILPGLLRATLEAIAASEPGVLVHCAAGRDRTGMVSAILLAHAGVAPADVLADYAASVRAMAGTAAHGGPTHDRQARWTPAETDAFLADVAPHVLAFAVDVEAVLDELAVAASTRDRLRALLTDPAGAEI, encoded by the coding sequence ATGCGCGACCTCGACTGGGACGGCCTGCGGAACGTGCGCGATCTCGGCGGGCTGCCGACGTCGCTCTCGCCGACCGGCGCGACGTTCCCGCGACGCGTCGCGCGCGGACCGCGACGTGAGCTGCTCACGACCGCCGGATGGGATGCGGCGGCAGCGTGGGGCGTGCGCGCGATCGTCGACCTGCGCAGCGCCGACGAGGTCGGGCGACGCGAGTCCGACCCCGACGCGACCGTGCCCGAGGCGGTCGTCGTGACGCTCGCACCGACCGAGGATCAGGCGCATCCCGAGTTCCGTGCCGTGTGCATGCCCATCCTCGACTCGCCCGAGTACTGGCGGCACAACGTGCGCATCCTGCCGGGTCTGCTGCGGGCGACGCTCGAGGCCATCGCGGCATCCGAGCCCGGCGTGCTCGTGCACTGCGCCGCCGGCCGCGACCGCACGGGCATGGTGAGCGCGATCCTGCTCGCGCACGCGGGCGTCGCGCCGGCCGACGTGCTCGCCGACTACGCCGCATCCGTGCGGGCCATGGCCGGCACCGCCGCGCACGGCGGCCCGACGCACGACCGCCAGGCTCGCTGGACGCCCGCCGAGACCGACGCCTTCCTCGCCGACGTCGCGCCGCACGTGCTCGCCTTCGCCGTCGACGTCGAGGCGGTGCTCGACGAGCTCGCCGTCGCCGCATCCACCCGCGACCGCCTCCGCGCGCTGCTCACCGACCCCGCAGGCGCAGAGATCTGA
- a CDS encoding TetR/AcrR family transcriptional regulator, giving the protein MARPNRSREKVLDAAAALAAEHGVTATTVDDIAERAGVAKGSVYYSFPSKDAVFEAVLADAVERTGTRLGEALEAAPAGGALRAIVTAFLQGVEDRPTAAKVVAGELFRTDRPWQQSLAAYRSALFALVADAMEADGAPRPSTLRASAVVGAMVMVAFERTVFEPDASIADAVEAVLAGA; this is encoded by the coding sequence ATGGCCCGCCCCAACCGCAGCCGCGAGAAGGTGCTCGACGCGGCCGCCGCCCTCGCCGCCGAGCACGGCGTCACCGCCACGACGGTCGACGACATCGCCGAGCGCGCGGGCGTCGCGAAGGGCAGCGTCTACTACTCGTTCCCATCGAAGGATGCGGTCTTCGAGGCCGTGCTCGCCGACGCCGTCGAGCGCACCGGCACGCGGCTGGGGGAGGCGCTCGAGGCGGCCCCCGCGGGCGGCGCGCTGCGGGCGATCGTCACGGCGTTCCTGCAGGGCGTCGAGGACCGGCCCACCGCCGCGAAGGTCGTCGCCGGCGAGCTCTTCCGCACCGACCGGCCGTGGCAGCAGTCGCTCGCCGCCTACCGATCCGCGCTCTTCGCCCTCGTCGCCGACGCGATGGAGGCCGACGGCGCACCGCGCCCGTCGACGCTGCGCGCATCCGCCGTCGTCGGCGCCATGGTCATGGTCGCGTTCGAGCGCACGGTCTTCGAGCCCGACGCGTCGATCGCCGACGCCGTCGAGGCGGTGCTCGCCGGCGCCTGA
- a CDS encoding YhgE/Pip family protein, whose translation MTVPQIVLAELRRLVATPMARLALLALCTVPLLYGGLYLWANQDPQGNLDDVPVALVVSDAGAADDDGTTRVVGDEVADELLDSDSFQWHRVTAASAQAGVEDGTYDFSVTLPATFSADLLSASGDDPHQAQVVLETNDANGYLAGTLGERATDAILTSVRESVGEEAAGRLLLAISDIRDGLVDASTGAGDLAAGATEAHDGSTALAGGTAQLATGADALADGTGQVASGAQALADGAAPLASGLSTLQSSTATLPADAAALASGAQQVADGNAQVAAVGAQVASVTSGLAADVPQTRADIVAALQAAGLTETQIADALVPLDALGSAVVDGDGQVQQASGQLQQPSAGAQQVADGAARLSAAAPQLADGIAQASSGASQLSTGASQLATGAASAASGASTLASGAHDAASGATSLDDGLAQLDDGATELAGGLSDAVDEIPASTAAERDDQAATIADPVALDADAVTSAGSYGEGLAPFFLSLAAWIGIYALLLIVHPVSRRAVTALRSPIRVGLASWLAPAALGALQMVALFGIVTLALGFTLAVPLGVLGVMLLASAVFAAIVVALNVWLGSVGQFLGLVLMVVQLVTAGGTFPWQTLPGPLAALHHAMPMTYAVEALRQVMYGGSAGIAWHDALVLALFGAGALVLVILGVARMMDHRTLRDLQPSLIG comes from the coding sequence ATGACCGTGCCGCAGATCGTGCTCGCCGAGCTGCGCAGGCTCGTCGCGACGCCCATGGCGCGCCTCGCGCTGCTCGCCCTCTGCACCGTGCCGCTGCTCTACGGCGGCCTCTACCTCTGGGCGAACCAGGACCCGCAGGGCAACCTCGACGACGTGCCCGTCGCGCTCGTCGTGTCGGATGCCGGCGCGGCCGACGACGACGGCACGACGCGTGTCGTGGGCGACGAGGTCGCCGACGAGCTGCTCGACTCCGACTCGTTCCAGTGGCACCGCGTGACCGCCGCGAGCGCGCAGGCCGGCGTCGAGGACGGCACGTACGACTTCTCGGTGACGCTGCCTGCGACGTTCTCGGCCGACTTGCTGAGCGCCTCGGGCGACGACCCGCATCAGGCGCAGGTCGTGCTCGAGACGAACGACGCGAACGGCTACCTCGCGGGCACGCTCGGCGAGCGCGCGACCGACGCCATCCTCACCTCCGTGCGCGAGTCGGTCGGCGAGGAGGCCGCCGGGCGGCTGCTGCTCGCGATCAGCGACATCCGCGACGGGCTCGTCGACGCGTCGACGGGCGCTGGCGACCTCGCCGCGGGCGCGACCGAGGCGCACGACGGCTCGACCGCGCTCGCCGGCGGCACGGCACAGCTCGCCACGGGGGCGGATGCGCTCGCCGACGGCACCGGACAGGTCGCGTCAGGCGCGCAGGCGCTCGCCGACGGCGCCGCGCCGCTCGCCTCCGGGCTCTCGACGCTGCAGTCGTCGACCGCCACGTTGCCCGCAGACGCCGCCGCGCTCGCCTCGGGCGCGCAGCAGGTGGCCGACGGCAACGCGCAGGTCGCCGCCGTGGGCGCGCAGGTCGCGTCGGTGACGAGCGGCCTCGCGGCCGACGTGCCGCAGACGCGCGCCGACATCGTCGCCGCGCTGCAGGCCGCCGGCCTCACCGAGACGCAGATCGCGGATGCGCTCGTGCCGCTCGACGCGCTCGGCTCGGCCGTCGTCGATGGCGACGGGCAGGTGCAGCAGGCGTCGGGGCAGCTGCAGCAGCCGTCCGCGGGCGCGCAGCAGGTCGCGGACGGCGCCGCGCGCCTCTCGGCCGCCGCGCCGCAGCTCGCCGACGGCATCGCGCAGGCATCCTCGGGGGCGTCGCAGCTGTCGACCGGCGCGTCGCAGCTCGCGACCGGCGCCGCCTCCGCGGCCTCGGGCGCATCGACGCTCGCCTCCGGCGCGCACGACGCCGCGTCGGGTGCGACGAGCCTCGACGACGGTCTCGCGCAGCTCGACGACGGCGCCACCGAGCTCGCCGGCGGGCTCTCGGATGCGGTCGACGAGATCCCTGCATCCACCGCCGCCGAGCGCGACGACCAGGCGGCGACGATCGCCGACCCCGTCGCCCTCGACGCCGACGCCGTGACGTCGGCAGGCTCGTACGGCGAGGGCCTCGCACCGTTCTTCCTGTCGCTCGCCGCCTGGATCGGCATCTACGCGCTGCTGCTCATCGTGCACCCCGTCTCACGGCGTGCGGTCACGGCGCTGCGCTCCCCCATCCGCGTCGGCCTCGCCTCGTGGCTCGCGCCCGCGGCGCTCGGCGCGCTGCAGATGGTCGCGCTGTTCGGCATCGTCACGCTCGCGCTCGGCTTCACCCTCGCCGTGCCGCTCGGCGTGCTCGGCGTCATGCTGCTCGCCTCCGCCGTCTTCGCGGCGATCGTCGTCGCGCTCAACGTGTGGCTCGGCTCCGTCGGCCAGTTCCTCGGCCTCGTGCTCATGGTCGTGCAGCTCGTGACCGCCGGCGGCACGTTCCCGTGGCAGACGCTGCCCGGGCCGCTCGCCGCGCTGCACCACGCCATGCCCATGACGTACGCCGTGGAGGCGCTGCGCCAGGTGATGTACGGAGGATCCGCGGGGATCGCGTGGCACGACGCGCTCGTGCTCGCGCTGTTCGGCGCCGGGGCACTCGTGCTCGTGATCCTCGGCGTCGCGCGGATGATGGATCACCGCACGCTGCGCGACCTGCAGCCGAGCCTGATCGGGTAG
- a CDS encoding Nramp family divalent metal transporter has product MPKTVERVASPLLRPRPIWLLGPALVAGVAYLDPGNVAANMTAGARYGYLLLWVVVVGNLMAWLIQYLSAKLGIVTGKSLPQVLGERFGSRVGRIAYWLQAEAVAMATDVAEVIGGAVALWLLFDIPLVAGGAITGAFSMALLWLQTRRGPKVFEIVITGMLVVIAVGFTAGLFAGPPGAEALGGLVPRFEGPDTVLLAASILGATVMPHAIYAHSSLTRDRFRATGADALPVPRLLRATRWDVSIALAIAGTVNVAIIVLAAANLAGVEGTDSLEGAHAAIGAALGAGVATMFAIGLLASGLASTAVGAYAGSEIMQGLVRVRVPVTTRRLVTLVPALAILALGVDPTLALVLSQVVLSFGIPFALVPLVWLTARRAVMGEHANRWWTTALGALFAAALVTLNVLLLVLTFTGA; this is encoded by the coding sequence ATGCCGAAAACCGTCGAGCGCGTCGCATCCCCGCTCCTCCGTCCGCGCCCGATCTGGCTGCTCGGACCCGCGCTCGTCGCCGGCGTCGCCTACCTCGACCCCGGCAACGTCGCCGCGAACATGACCGCGGGCGCCCGCTACGGCTACCTGCTGCTGTGGGTCGTGGTCGTGGGCAACCTCATGGCGTGGCTCATCCAGTACCTGTCGGCGAAGCTCGGCATCGTCACCGGCAAGTCGCTGCCGCAGGTGCTCGGCGAGCGGTTCGGCTCGCGCGTCGGCCGCATCGCCTACTGGCTGCAGGCGGAGGCCGTGGCGATGGCGACCGACGTCGCCGAGGTCATCGGCGGCGCCGTGGCGCTGTGGCTGCTGTTCGACATCCCGCTCGTCGCCGGCGGTGCGATCACCGGCGCGTTCTCGATGGCGCTGCTGTGGCTGCAGACGCGGCGCGGGCCGAAGGTGTTCGAGATCGTCATCACAGGCATGCTCGTCGTCATCGCCGTCGGCTTCACCGCCGGCCTCTTCGCAGGCCCTCCCGGCGCCGAGGCGCTCGGCGGCCTCGTGCCGCGCTTCGAGGGGCCTGACACGGTGCTGCTCGCCGCATCCATCCTCGGCGCCACCGTCATGCCGCACGCGATCTACGCGCACTCGAGCCTCACGCGCGATCGGTTCCGCGCGACCGGCGCCGACGCGCTGCCCGTGCCGCGCCTGCTGCGCGCGACGCGGTGGGACGTGTCGATCGCGCTCGCGATCGCCGGCACCGTCAACGTGGCGATCATCGTGCTCGCGGCCGCGAACCTCGCGGGCGTCGAGGGCACGGACTCGCTCGAGGGCGCGCACGCCGCGATCGGCGCGGCGCTCGGCGCCGGCGTCGCGACGATGTTCGCCATCGGACTGCTCGCCTCGGGCCTCGCCTCGACGGCCGTCGGCGCCTACGCCGGCTCGGAGATCATGCAGGGCCTCGTGCGGGTGCGCGTGCCGGTCACCACCAGGCGCCTCGTGACGCTCGTGCCGGCCCTCGCGATCCTCGCCCTCGGCGTCGACCCGACGCTCGCGCTCGTGCTGAGCCAGGTGGTGCTGTCGTTCGGCATCCCGTTCGCGCTCGTGCCGCTCGTGTGGCTCACCGCGCGCCGCGCCGTGATGGGCGAGCACGCGAACCGCTGGTGGACGACCGCGCTCGGCGCCCTCTTCGCCGCCGCGCTCGTGACGCTCAACGTGCTGCTGCTGGTCCTCACCTTCACCGGCGCCTGA
- a CDS encoding TrmH family RNA methyltransferase, which yields MRDHDAEAQLPAVGVGPWPGPHPTDPRYDPELLEHGDRRNVVDEYRYWTVEAIVADLDARRHPFHVAIENWQHDLNIGSIVRTANAFLAAEVHIVGRRRWNRRGAMVTDRYQHVRHHESVDALAAWAAEAGLPIVAVDTHPESRAVDAAPLPRACVLLFGQEGPGLTDEAIAAASEHVHVRQLGSTRSLNAAAAAAIVMHEWLRTHA from the coding sequence ATGCGCGACCATGACGCCGAGGCCCAGCTCCCCGCCGTCGGGGTCGGCCCGTGGCCGGGCCCGCATCCCACCGATCCGCGCTACGACCCCGAGCTGCTCGAGCACGGCGACCGCCGCAACGTCGTCGACGAGTACCGGTACTGGACGGTCGAGGCGATCGTCGCCGACCTCGACGCGCGTCGGCATCCGTTCCACGTCGCGATCGAGAACTGGCAGCACGACCTCAACATCGGGTCGATCGTGCGCACGGCGAACGCGTTCCTCGCGGCCGAGGTGCACATCGTCGGCCGCCGTCGCTGGAATCGCCGCGGCGCGATGGTGACCGATCGGTACCAGCACGTGCGGCACCACGAGTCGGTCGATGCGCTCGCCGCGTGGGCGGCCGAGGCAGGGCTGCCGATCGTGGCGGTGGACACGCATCCCGAGTCCCGCGCCGTCGACGCCGCGCCGCTGCCACGGGCGTGCGTGCTGCTCTTCGGCCAGGAGGGGCCTGGTCTCACCGACGAGGCGATCGCAGCGGCATCCGAGCACGTGCACGTGCGGCAGCTCGGCTCGACCCGATCGCTCAATGCCGCGGCCGCCGCCGCGATCGTGATGCACGAGTGGCTCCGCACCCACGCCTGA
- a CDS encoding MFS transporter has product MAASDGDARVPRSFRWLLAAESASSVGTYVTLLALQTIVVVTLGGDSADTGLLSAARWLPYLVVGLLVGALVDRMRRKPVMVWSDAVRAVLLAAIPALWVLDALTLPTLLVVVVAYGVATVVNDAASMAFLPRLVSGASLQAAHARIDTADAVAQSGGPALGGLVVRLVGAPFAVLVDAVASAFAALAVARIRVDEPEPAGRRSVRGILADVGEGIRLVYRGTALTRLAVATHVWFAANATLGVLVAPFALTTLGLDAGAFGIVLAAAGVGAVVGASVTGWVGRRLGALPTVAACHGLSTVAVLVMAAAVLVASSPSLATVLLGAGQLLHGIAMGASNSHEMAYRQTRTPDEAQARVNMTMRAANRAVIVVVAPIAGFVAVLTGLLPMLAVSAALFATASLAIALRPRS; this is encoded by the coding sequence ATGGCGGCGAGCGACGGGGATGCGCGGGTGCCCCGCTCGTTCCGCTGGCTGCTCGCGGCCGAGTCGGCGTCGAGCGTCGGCACGTACGTCACCCTGCTCGCGCTGCAGACGATCGTCGTCGTCACGCTCGGCGGCGACTCCGCCGACACCGGCTTGCTGAGCGCCGCGCGCTGGCTGCCGTACCTCGTCGTCGGCCTGCTCGTGGGCGCGCTCGTCGACCGCATGCGGCGGAAGCCCGTGATGGTGTGGAGCGACGCCGTGCGCGCCGTGCTGCTCGCGGCCATCCCGGCGCTGTGGGTGCTCGACGCCCTCACGCTGCCGACCCTGCTCGTCGTCGTCGTCGCGTACGGCGTCGCGACGGTCGTGAACGACGCCGCGTCGATGGCGTTCCTGCCGCGCCTCGTGTCGGGGGCCTCCTTGCAGGCGGCCCATGCGCGCATCGACACGGCCGATGCCGTCGCCCAGTCGGGCGGGCCCGCGCTCGGCGGCCTCGTCGTGCGACTCGTCGGCGCCCCGTTCGCGGTGCTCGTGGATGCGGTCGCGTCGGCGTTCGCGGCGCTCGCGGTCGCGCGCATCCGCGTCGACGAGCCCGAGCCCGCCGGGCGGCGCTCGGTGCGCGGCATCCTCGCCGACGTGGGCGAGGGCATCCGCCTCGTCTACCGCGGCACCGCGCTGACGCGGCTCGCGGTCGCGACGCACGTGTGGTTCGCGGCGAACGCCACGTTGGGCGTGCTCGTGGCGCCGTTCGCGCTCACGACGCTCGGGCTCGACGCGGGCGCGTTCGGCATCGTGCTCGCCGCGGCGGGCGTCGGCGCCGTCGTGGGGGCGTCGGTCACGGGATGGGTCGGGCGGCGCCTGGGCGCGCTGCCGACCGTCGCCGCGTGCCATGGGCTGTCGACGGTCGCGGTGCTCGTGATGGCGGCGGCGGTGCTCGTCGCCTCCTCACCCTCGCTCGCGACCGTGCTGCTCGGCGCGGGGCAGCTGCTGCATGGCATCGCGATGGGCGCGTCGAACTCGCACGAGATGGCGTACCGGCAGACGCGCACGCCCGACGAGGCGCAGGCGCGCGTCAACATGACGATGCGCGCCGCGAACCGCGCCGTCATCGTGGTCGTCGCGCCGATCGCGGGATTCGTGGCGGTGCTCACGGGCCTGCTGCCGATGCTCGCGGTCTCGGCGGCGCTGTTCGCGACCGCATCCCTCGCGATCGCCCTCCGCCCGCGGAGTTGA